A single genomic interval of Flavihumibacter rivuli harbors:
- a CDS encoding GNAT family N-acetyltransferase, whose translation MDPQLRPAEATDFNFFYELYMHPDVNPYLLYEWMGEEEFRPVWQELMDKQVLYVLEAGSEPVGMCKLVPQYHRNSHMVYLGGVAIHPDHGGKGYGKSLMEAIIQKAKANGIKRIELSTAVDNERAIRLYERSGFQIEGRLRNYTWLKSEERFIDEYLMSWLEG comes from the coding sequence ATGGACCCACAACTAAGGCCGGCCGAAGCAACCGACTTCAACTTTTTCTATGAGCTATACATGCATCCCGATGTCAATCCCTACCTGCTCTATGAATGGATGGGCGAAGAGGAGTTCCGTCCCGTCTGGCAGGAGCTGATGGACAAGCAGGTCTTGTATGTGCTGGAGGCAGGTAGCGAACCGGTGGGCATGTGCAAACTGGTACCCCAATACCATCGCAATAGCCATATGGTATACCTGGGTGGTGTGGCCATCCATCCCGACCATGGCGGCAAGGGCTATGGCAAATCCCTGATGGAAGCCATCATCCAAAAAGCGAAAGCAAATGGTATTAAGCGGATAGAATTGAGTACAGCTGTTGACAATGAAAGAGCCATCCGCCTGTATGAACGTTCAGGTTTTCAGATCGAAGGCCGGCTGCGCAACTATACCTGGCTGAAAAGTGAGGAAAGGTTCATTGATGAATACCTGATGAGTTGGTTGGAGGGATAG
- a CDS encoding GntP family permease, whose translation METSFLQVMLSLLAGVLLIVWLTARIRLHPFFALFLAALLVGWGVGIPTLQVLDTMRSGFGHIMQSLGFIIVLGTALGILLEKTGSATVMATHILQWIGPKFATLAMAITGYVVGLPIFCDSGFIVLSGLNKSVAIRTAQPIAVMSVAMAAGLYSVHCLIPPHPGAAAAAGIIGADYGKLVIVGMLLAIPAMYVGYRWALYAGKGTELLEDREEKAGTASTGILPPAWKAFLPVLLPILLLTLRSILYPVKPASPGWKDILYFTGEPVIALAIALLLTIGLNRGWRDSHFNYWLQESAEKAGGILVIIGAGGAFGAVLAATHLGEHLGARLPLESLGIFFPFLVTSLLKTAQGSSTVAIITAASLVQPLLPQLGLESPDGRLYTVLAMGAGSMMVSHANDAYFWVIAKFQQVPVHVLLKVYTIASILMGLVSFLLVWLVSSIWP comes from the coding sequence ATGGAAACTTCTTTTTTGCAGGTGATGCTTTCCTTATTAGCAGGGGTGCTGCTGATCGTTTGGCTTACGGCCAGGATCCGGCTGCATCCCTTCTTCGCCTTGTTCCTCGCTGCCTTGCTGGTAGGATGGGGCGTGGGCATACCCACCCTCCAGGTGCTCGATACCATGAGATCCGGCTTTGGTCATATCATGCAGTCCCTGGGCTTCATCATTGTCCTGGGGACGGCATTAGGTATTTTGTTGGAGAAGACCGGCAGTGCCACCGTGATGGCCACCCATATCCTTCAATGGATCGGGCCGAAGTTCGCGACACTGGCCATGGCCATCACCGGTTATGTGGTGGGATTGCCCATCTTCTGTGATTCCGGCTTCATCGTACTCAGCGGCCTTAACAAGTCTGTCGCCATCCGCACTGCCCAACCCATTGCCGTAATGTCGGTTGCCATGGCAGCGGGATTGTATTCCGTCCATTGCCTCATCCCTCCCCACCCTGGTGCCGCAGCCGCCGCGGGGATCATTGGGGCCGACTATGGCAAGCTCGTGATCGTTGGCATGTTGCTAGCCATCCCGGCCATGTATGTCGGTTATAGATGGGCGTTATATGCGGGAAAGGGTACTGAACTTTTGGAAGACCGGGAAGAAAAGGCAGGCACTGCTTCCACAGGCATCCTGCCACCTGCCTGGAAGGCCTTCCTTCCTGTGTTATTGCCCATCCTGCTCCTGACCCTTCGTTCTATCCTGTATCCGGTAAAGCCTGCATCACCGGGGTGGAAGGATATCCTGTATTTCACCGGTGAGCCGGTGATCGCCCTGGCCATTGCCCTTCTGCTTACCATTGGCCTGAACAGGGGATGGCGGGATAGCCATTTTAATTACTGGCTGCAGGAGTCGGCAGAGAAAGCAGGGGGCATACTGGTGATCATTGGCGCGGGTGGGGCATTTGGTGCCGTGCTGGCGGCTACCCATTTGGGTGAGCACCTGGGTGCTCGCCTGCCCCTCGAAAGCCTGGGCATTTTCTTCCCTTTCCTGGTTACCTCATTGCTAAAGACGGCACAGGGTTCTTCCACTGTGGCCATCATCACCGCCGCTTCACTGGTTCAGCCCCTGTTGCCGCAACTGGGATTAGAATCCCCCGATGGCAGGTTGTATACGGTGCTGGCCATGGGTGCGGGTTCCATGATGGTATCCCATGCCAATGATGCTTATTTCTGGGTGATCGCGAAATTCCAGCAGGTACCGGTACATGTGTTGCTGAAGGTATACACGATCGCCTCCATCCTGATGGGATTGGTGAGCTTCCTGCTGGTTTGGCTGGTCAGCAGCATCTGGCCCTGA
- the xseB gene encoding exodeoxyribonuclease VII small subunit, translating into MDQQLTYESAYEELMQIAQEIENETISIDLLAEKVKRASELIAFCQSRLRSTETELNKIISQMENKPEE; encoded by the coding sequence ATGGACCAGCAATTGACCTATGAATCGGCTTATGAAGAATTGATGCAGATCGCGCAGGAGATCGAGAATGAAACCATATCCATCGACCTGCTGGCAGAAAAGGTAAAGCGTGCATCCGAACTGATCGCCTTTTGCCAATCGAGGCTGCGCTCCACAGAAACAGAGTTGAACAAGATCATCAGCCAGATGGAAAACAAACCGGAGGAATAA
- the xseA gene encoding exodeoxyribonuclease VII large subunit, with the protein MSTVPTISLSQLASMIKLTLEDAFARQSFWVVADVTSHNFYYQKGYHYFDLVEKDKRSNQILAKLSTTAWGTGSQRIKAFEQETGQRFTNDIQVLVKVAVEYHPVYGLKLNLLDIDARFTLGAIEQQRQATLERLLKECPQDVRRIGEQYHTSNQSLQLNKVIQYIAVLSSSSSAGYQDFIHTLSHNPYGYTFHAELFHTVVQGEFNAEAINMKLQQIRKSGRHYDAVVIIRGGGAQTDFLVFDQFPLAKTVAQFPIPVITGIGHQKNETIVDLMAHTATKTPTKAAELIIQHNASFEAELVTAQRDIIIKCQQLLHREARAVNTIHHNVINLSRDLLDNQRYSLGRLQQDLGTQARQLLFDNRSALNNAASLVSRKPLSMLAVEQQQIIHYKERLKLLMKQYLRNRKQDLEHRISLFRMASPEQIMKRGFALVKVDGKITANPDQIEPGQTISVILSATEIKAIVESKKLYDGPAIDL; encoded by the coding sequence ATGTCAACTGTGCCGACCATAAGCCTTTCGCAACTCGCTTCCATGATCAAACTGACCCTGGAAGATGCTTTTGCGCGCCAAAGCTTCTGGGTGGTGGCCGATGTGACCAGCCATAATTTCTATTACCAGAAAGGCTATCACTATTTTGACCTGGTGGAGAAGGACAAGCGATCCAACCAGATCCTCGCCAAACTCTCCACTACGGCATGGGGCACTGGCTCCCAAAGGATCAAGGCCTTTGAACAGGAAACAGGACAGCGATTCACCAATGATATCCAGGTATTGGTAAAAGTGGCTGTGGAATACCACCCGGTTTATGGCCTGAAGCTTAACCTGCTGGATATCGATGCCCGGTTTACCTTGGGTGCTATCGAACAGCAAAGACAGGCCACACTGGAACGCTTGTTGAAAGAATGCCCCCAGGACGTTCGAAGGATCGGGGAACAATACCATACCAGCAACCAGTCGCTGCAATTGAACAAGGTGATCCAGTACATTGCCGTACTGAGTTCCAGCTCTTCAGCCGGCTACCAGGATTTCATCCACACACTTTCGCATAACCCTTATGGTTATACCTTCCATGCGGAGCTTTTTCATACGGTGGTGCAGGGCGAGTTCAATGCGGAGGCGATCAATATGAAACTGCAGCAGATCAGGAAAAGCGGGCGCCACTATGATGCCGTGGTGATCATCAGGGGCGGCGGTGCACAAACCGACTTCCTGGTATTCGACCAGTTCCCCCTGGCCAAGACAGTGGCGCAATTCCCCATTCCCGTGATCACCGGTATCGGTCACCAAAAGAATGAGACCATTGTGGACCTGATGGCACATACCGCCACCAAAACCCCCACCAAAGCGGCGGAACTCATTATCCAGCACAATGCCAGTTTTGAGGCAGAACTGGTTACGGCCCAGCGGGATATCATCATCAAATGCCAGCAATTGCTGCATCGCGAAGCAAGGGCGGTCAACACCATTCACCACAATGTGATCAACCTTTCACGCGACCTGCTCGACAATCAACGGTATTCACTGGGCAGACTACAACAGGACCTGGGCACGCAAGCGCGACAACTGCTGTTTGATAACAGATCAGCATTGAATAACGCAGCCTCACTGGTAAGCAGGAAACCGTTGTCGATGCTGGCGGTAGAACAACAACAGATCATTCACTATAAGGAGCGGTTAAAACTGCTCATGAAACAATATCTCCGCAACAGGAAACAGGACCTGGAGCACCGGATCAGTTTGTTCAGGATGGCTTCACCGGAACAGATCATGAAGAGGGGTTTTGCCCTGGTGAAGGTGGACGGCAAGATCACGGCCAACCCCGACCAGATCGAGCCGGGACAAACCATCAGCGTGATCCTGTCGGCAACGGAGATCAAAGCAATTGTAGAATCAAAAAAATTGTACGATGGACCAGCAATTGACCTATGA
- a CDS encoding YdeI/OmpD-associated family protein, with amino-acid sequence MQQKPILHKKVQLEKFPGKGGWTYARIPEILQDPHSPFGWVRVNGSIDGVELQHYHLMPMGNGQLFLPVKSAIRKKIKKEAGDWIEVILYADTNSIDVPPDFLECLQDEPAALAFFQSLPETEQLQWIKWIGAVSLEEKRIERMAKAVNDLARKIKSPN; translated from the coding sequence ATGCAACAAAAGCCCATTCTGCATAAAAAGGTCCAACTCGAAAAATTCCCCGGGAAGGGAGGTTGGACCTATGCCCGTATACCTGAAATACTGCAGGATCCCCATAGCCCCTTCGGTTGGGTAAGGGTCAATGGCAGTATCGATGGGGTGGAACTGCAACATTACCACCTGATGCCCATGGGCAATGGTCAACTCTTCCTGCCCGTGAAATCAGCAATACGCAAGAAGATCAAAAAAGAAGCAGGCGATTGGATCGAGGTTATCCTGTATGCCGACACCAACAGCATTGATGTTCCCCCTGATTTCCTCGAATGCCTGCAAGATGAACCAGCCGCACTCGCCTTCTTCCAAAGCCTCCCGGAAACTGAACAACTCCAATGGATCAAATGGATCGGAGCGGTAAGTTTGGAAGAAAAGCGGATCGAGCGCATGGCCAAAGCGGTCAATGACCTGGCCAGGAAGATCAAGTCCCCTAACTAA
- a CDS encoding peptidylprolyl isomerase has product MKTMLPILVMLILFAGCSSRPTDKPVVVIETAEGDISVELYPKQAPKSVAAFLSYIDKGYYKDISFYRVLNNDNQPSNAPKAELIQGGCWGSKNRPKVPGIPHESTQQTGLKHVTGTVSFARLEPGTATTEFFICMDTQPGLDHGGPNNPDGQGYAAFGKVIQGMDVARKIFKQSESDQYFDPPVPIYRIKRD; this is encoded by the coding sequence ATGAAAACGATGCTACCAATCCTGGTAATGTTGATCCTGTTCGCGGGCTGCAGCAGCCGCCCGACTGACAAGCCCGTGGTGGTCATTGAAACAGCAGAGGGCGATATCTCCGTTGAGCTCTACCCTAAGCAGGCACCGAAAAGTGTGGCAGCCTTCCTTTCGTATATAGATAAAGGTTATTACAAGGACATCTCCTTTTACCGTGTCCTCAACAACGACAACCAACCTTCCAATGCCCCTAAGGCAGAGCTCATACAAGGCGGTTGCTGGGGAAGCAAGAACCGACCCAAAGTGCCGGGCATCCCGCACGAAAGCACCCAACAAACCGGGCTGAAACATGTAACCGGGACGGTATCCTTTGCCCGCCTCGAACCCGGAACGGCAACCACTGAATTCTTCATTTGCATGGACACCCAGCCCGGACTCGATCATGGCGGACCCAATAATCCCGATGGCCAGGGTTATGCAGCTTTTGGCAAGGTGATACAGGGTATGGATGTGGCCAGGAAGATCTTTAAGCAATCTGAAAGCGACCAGTATTTCGACCCTCCTGTTCCCATTTACCGCATCAAGCGTGATTAA
- a CDS encoding DEAD/DEAH box helicase, which translates to MAVSNVQTKIALFLKPARIDQRWSPLQVFHIIKSNRGIEYAQEPMTEESVDKHFRQQPKEWRELLIRLGDPALALLVQEITRTHAKQKAGTSLHAYIERSFVRQLQQLLQQALPLARELPIYHRSVNPKTGNHLTEPCVLSPNQPKLSFKVGRNEEGSLGLETFVQLDGETTPLEAFILHTLFLQRGKEYYLLSYLDHQTLRWLEANNPDDYAKDPVAFSEHVVSKLQTDYPVEVSGLLNKQEVKVPPVNAVYLSEISGNFLMLTPRYNYDGFWVEGPWQMIQEFNRNGETYVVYRDKEAEQGFHDFLQGLHPTFGRQLNGYFYLPFSEAKKKHWFLKVYHQLLADNVELIGMEMLQQFRYSPYPVQTELRISKTVDSIMHLHMKVGFGKEEVQLNELQKLLLAGQRSLLLKDHSIAILDDKWMAQYSAILKHGKISKNEVVIPQWILLGIDLEENEASTRPAISQEWWNRWTKWQEEDHTVISLPATIKATLRPYQQKGFEWMCLLAEIDAGACLADDMGLGKTLQTICFLAYLNEREANGKYMIVCPASLIHNWRKELEKFAPHLKASVYHSTQRNMEQFFKEDAQVLITSYGTMRSDIEQLQLVQWAAVVLDESHTIKNPSAQITRAVYQLKAKARVALSGTPVMNNTFDLYAQLQFLVPGLFGGQEFFRKVYAHPIDREHDEEKIRALQKMTAPFILRRTKKQVATDLPPKTESVLWCEMGVEQKALYEEVKGQIRDSLFLNIKNDGLGKSKLSILQGMQKLRQICAAPQLLGEAGYQQSPAVKIEVLLDELQHNLRNNKVLVFSQFKGMLQMIGDACKRSGIKFYHFDGDTPPAKRSEMVAQFQEEGNEVMVFLISLKAGNTGLTLTAADYVFLVDPWWNTAVQQQAIDRAYRIGQTKNVFAYQMICKDSIEEKIIELQQRKRMLSDALVTEDDSFVKELSEEDLRYLFE; encoded by the coding sequence ATGGCAGTATCCAACGTCCAGACCAAAATAGCCTTGTTCCTTAAGCCTGCCCGGATCGACCAGCGCTGGTCGCCCCTGCAGGTCTTCCATATCATCAAATCGAACCGGGGGATCGAGTATGCGCAGGAGCCGATGACCGAGGAGTCGGTGGACAAACATTTCCGCCAGCAACCGAAGGAATGGAGGGAATTGCTCATTCGCCTGGGCGACCCTGCCCTGGCCTTGCTGGTTCAGGAGATCACCCGGACCCATGCCAAACAGAAGGCCGGCACTTCCTTACATGCCTATATCGAAAGGTCCTTTGTCCGTCAACTGCAGCAACTGTTGCAACAGGCGCTGCCCCTTGCCCGGGAACTGCCGATCTACCATCGTTCCGTCAATCCCAAAACGGGTAACCACCTTACAGAACCCTGTGTCCTCTCACCTAATCAGCCGAAGCTATCTTTTAAAGTGGGAAGGAATGAGGAAGGGTCCCTTGGGTTAGAAACCTTTGTGCAACTGGATGGTGAAACCACTCCTTTGGAAGCTTTCATCCTTCATACCCTATTCCTGCAGCGGGGGAAGGAATATTACCTTTTGAGCTACCTGGACCACCAGACCCTAAGGTGGCTGGAGGCGAATAACCCGGATGATTATGCGAAAGACCCGGTGGCCTTCTCCGAACATGTGGTCAGTAAACTGCAGACCGATTACCCGGTTGAAGTGTCCGGTCTCCTTAATAAGCAGGAAGTGAAGGTGCCGCCGGTGAACGCGGTATACCTGAGTGAGATCAGCGGCAACTTCCTGATGCTGACACCTCGTTACAACTACGACGGCTTCTGGGTGGAAGGCCCCTGGCAAATGATCCAGGAGTTCAACCGCAATGGCGAAACCTATGTGGTGTATCGCGATAAGGAAGCTGAGCAAGGCTTCCATGACTTTTTGCAAGGGCTGCACCCGACTTTCGGAAGGCAGTTGAATGGGTATTTCTACCTGCCCTTTTCCGAGGCCAAGAAGAAGCATTGGTTCCTGAAAGTATACCACCAATTGCTGGCGGATAATGTGGAGCTGATCGGCATGGAAATGCTGCAGCAGTTCCGTTATTCCCCCTATCCGGTACAAACCGAATTGCGCATAAGCAAGACCGTTGACAGCATCATGCACCTGCACATGAAGGTGGGTTTTGGCAAAGAGGAAGTGCAGTTGAATGAACTGCAGAAGCTGTTATTGGCCGGCCAGCGTAGCCTCTTGCTGAAGGACCATTCCATTGCCATCCTCGATGATAAATGGATGGCCCAATACAGTGCCATCCTCAAGCACGGTAAGATCAGCAAGAACGAGGTGGTGATCCCCCAGTGGATCCTGTTGGGCATCGACCTTGAGGAGAATGAAGCGAGTACCCGTCCGGCCATCAGCCAGGAATGGTGGAACCGCTGGACCAAATGGCAGGAAGAAGATCACACTGTAATCAGTTTGCCTGCTACTATCAAAGCTACCCTTCGTCCCTACCAGCAAAAAGGGTTTGAGTGGATGTGCCTGTTGGCGGAGATCGATGCGGGCGCCTGCCTCGCAGATGATATGGGTTTGGGTAAGACCCTGCAGACCATTTGCTTCCTGGCCTACCTGAATGAAAGGGAGGCCAATGGCAAGTATATGATCGTGTGCCCGGCGAGCCTGATCCATAACTGGCGGAAAGAACTGGAAAAATTCGCGCCCCATCTGAAAGCGTCTGTTTACCATAGTACCCAGCGCAATATGGAGCAGTTCTTCAAGGAAGATGCCCAGGTGCTGATCACCAGCTATGGAACCATGCGCAGTGATATTGAACAACTGCAATTGGTGCAATGGGCTGCCGTAGTGCTGGATGAGAGCCATACGATCAAGAACCCATCGGCGCAGATCACCCGGGCGGTTTACCAATTGAAAGCAAAAGCAAGGGTTGCCCTGAGCGGAACGCCCGTGATGAACAATACTTTTGATCTCTATGCCCAGCTGCAGTTCCTGGTGCCGGGGCTGTTCGGCGGACAGGAGTTCTTCCGGAAAGTATATGCCCACCCGATCGACCGGGAACACGATGAGGAAAAGATCAGGGCATTGCAGAAGATGACCGCACCCTTCATCCTGCGGCGTACCAAGAAACAGGTGGCTACAGACCTGCCGCCCAAGACAGAATCCGTGCTCTGGTGTGAGATGGGGGTTGAGCAGAAAGCATTATATGAAGAGGTAAAAGGCCAGATCCGCGACAGCCTGTTCCTGAATATCAAGAATGACGGACTGGGCAAGAGCAAACTGTCTATCCTCCAGGGGATGCAGAAGCTGCGCCAGATCTGTGCCGCGCCGCAATTACTGGGTGAGGCGGGCTACCAGCAATCACCGGCCGTGAAGATCGAAGTATTGCTGGATGAACTGCAACATAACCTCCGCAACAATAAGGTGCTGGTATTTTCGCAGTTCAAAGGCATGTTGCAAATGATCGGGGACGCTTGTAAGCGTTCAGGCATCAAATTTTACCATTTCGATGGGGATACACCACCGGCGAAGCGTTCGGAGATGGTGGCGCAATTCCAGGAAGAAGGCAATGAGGTAATGGTCTTCCTGATCAGCCTGAAAGCAGGCAATACGGGTCTAACGCTCACGGCTGCCGATTATGTATTCCTGGTGGATCCCTGGTGGAATACCGCAGTGCAGCAGCAGGCCATTGACCGGGCTTACCGTATCGGACAAACGAAGAATGTATTTGCTTACCAGATGATCTGTAAGGATAGTATAGAAGAGAAGATCATTGAACTGCAACAGCGCAAGCGGATGTTGTCGGATGCTTTGGTGACGGAGGATGATTCCTTCGTGAAGGAACTGAGTGAAGAGGATCTGAGGTATTTGTTCGAGTAA
- a CDS encoding ion transporter, whose product MNEASPSKSWREKLFTVIFESDTRAGRQFDLALLLLITLSVVLVMAQSIPSVHEQYGDLLYDLEWILTIIFTVEYILRILSVKQPIHYITSFYGWIDLLSILPTYLSLFLPGTHFLMAIRALRLMRIFRILKLSQFVREGTTIILALKASAQRIFIFLSFVLLLSIILGAIIYVVESGQNEKFTSIPQSIYWAIVTITTVGYGDISPITPMGKVVASLIMLLGYAILAVPTGIVTVELSKAARHQEPKAQACPNCSREGHDPDASFCKYCGHAL is encoded by the coding sequence ATGAATGAAGCTAGCCCCAGCAAATCTTGGCGGGAGAAACTCTTTACCGTCATCTTTGAATCAGATACCCGTGCAGGCAGGCAATTCGACCTGGCTTTGCTTTTGCTGATCACCTTAAGTGTGGTCCTGGTGATGGCACAAAGTATCCCCTCCGTTCATGAACAGTATGGCGACCTGTTGTACGACCTGGAATGGATACTGACCATCATCTTCACGGTGGAATATATTCTTCGCATACTCTCGGTAAAGCAGCCCATTCATTATATCACCAGTTTCTATGGATGGATCGACCTCTTGTCCATCCTCCCTACCTACCTCAGCCTTTTCCTGCCGGGTACCCATTTCCTGATGGCCATCAGGGCATTGCGACTGATGCGCATCTTCCGCATCCTCAAGCTCAGCCAGTTTGTGCGCGAGGGCACCACCATCATCCTGGCGCTTAAAGCCAGCGCCCAAAGGATCTTTATCTTCCTGTCGTTCGTGTTGCTGCTGAGCATCATCCTGGGTGCCATCATCTATGTGGTGGAAAGCGGCCAAAATGAAAAATTCACCAGCATACCCCAAAGTATCTACTGGGCCATAGTGACCATCACCACGGTTGGTTATGGTGATATCTCTCCGATCACCCCAATGGGTAAAGTAGTTGCTTCTTTAATCATGTTGCTGGGTTATGCCATCCTGGCCGTACCCACTGGTATTGTCACAGTAGAACTGTCGAAAGCCGCCCGTCACCAGGAACCCAAGGCGCAGGCTTGTCCCAACTGTTCCCGCGAAGGACATGATCCGGATGCCAGTTTTTGCAAATATTGCGGGCATGCATTGTGA